Genomic window (Magnolia sinica isolate HGM2019 chromosome 6, MsV1, whole genome shotgun sequence):
agcagcctgctacacgttgacaaaactagagagaaagcgtttatgtgaatggttgagatcggtgaagtttcctgatgggtatgcgtcaaacatatctcggcgcgtaaacgttgcggactgtaaggtaacaggaatgaaaagttATGATTATCACGTCCTTCTGCAACGCCTACTGCcggttgcgattcgtggattcttgagcaaggatatcagtgcggtaCTGATTGAGTTGggaatattctttaaggatttgtgttcgagatcgttgaatgtaaatgttattaaacgactggagaAGGACATTGttgtaatcctttgcaaacttgaaagaatatttctacctacatttttcgaTGTTATGGTACACCTAGggattcacttaccgcacgaaGCGAAGCTTGCAGGctcagtacaatatcgttggatgtatccaattgaaaggtggtaccaatatgttaaaatttttattcattcaataaactacatatccatgttttcatacgtataacatagtggttttgtgtatatataccttcacacactgaaacaatttgtgaggaataaggcacgaccggaggggtcgatagctgaagcgtacattgataataagtgccttacattttgctccatgtatcttcgtggcatagagactagattcaaccgagaagatcggaatgccgatgaagggcaggagcatgaacaaggacccaTATATGTATTTGCACATAACGTTcatcctttaggatccccgacgtttcaggatatggacctttgggatctagcaaaggcgcggtgatatgtgttgcataattgtgaagaaatagagtcgtacttggagtaagtcttccctcgattattattttctctacatgcgatgatcttaatgtttcttgctgatgacgtgccatttatgtgtagcgaacacatagaccagatgaagtccaaatttttcataaattatgatcgaatgcatcaagatcattttccagaatggttcgccaaccgtgtaagatttcacattgtatctcaccacacttagcatttttgttgtattgcacattatttcaacctatgaaaatccctaaacaattatattctgtacatgataatagatgaagatgttgcgcacaagcaactctgcggatgcgtctgatgcGTTATACTCACTGGCATGTTGCCTTGctagacgtgtatctagatatacaggttgtattgtaaatgggaTTCGATTCCACACCaaagaacgtgagaagtataggaccacacaaaatagtggggtggttgtgaagggaataaatgaggaggatgaaattgagtTTTATGGCATTTTAACAGATATTAtcgagctgagttattgtatgagaaagcaggtgtacttatttagatgtgattggtgggacattggaaataagaagttgggaatacagactgacaactactttacgagcgtaaatttatctcggaagtggtttaaggacgacccatttgtcctcgccagccaagccgaacaagtattttatctcgctgataccaagttaggcggctcttggcacgtggtgtaGAAAAAAAGCTCAGGAACGTATTTGACATTCccataccagaagttgaagatagtaAGGACAGGAGAAATGACACGTTTATGGTTGAAGAAGCacatcaagaagacatgccatctagggatacagggactgattcaagtgttgatattgatgtggtgcaattagatagagatgatgtgccacctgatcgtgttgatgcctcaataatatgtgatattgttacagatgatagcggtttcattgatgacgacgttatggacaatgaggatgaaatactgatcagtgatagtgatgatgaagaaatagctctaagcgatagtgatacagacgacgattattaaatgtacacatgatttacatgtcatttttcaattcgaataatttatgtattccatatatacgtgaaaattacaagtcatgattaattctttttattgacttgtttataatccacatttgcagttgagtcaatttctgatcatgtcctccttaaaccggagcgtagcagaatcacgcaacatacttcatcagctgttgcagATGGATGTTTCGGTCCTATCTTCATCTGGTAGGGCTatagagatacccggtctggtcgatgagtgtagagtgGAATATATCGAGGATGACTTAGATGAAAGATTATgctatctcaaagaaattccagggctgatggagatatataaccgcgggaaacgagatatggaagatgcgactctgtcacttgcacatctgaatggagtcccaagagaccagatatctcctattgtgactggcatgttggctgtaaatatgtcgagtgcttcgcacgaaatgacatatgcttctgaagtatacgatagcttacgcagggagtacttcgaaatatgtgtatttaatatagaatgacaatgtataatggaattttcaatgattataaattaaagtttacagttttattatattctgcttgcattatagtgtaatggtctaatcatattttaatcatctctctaagcataaacacatgcattgtaccgtcaacactacttgtacaatattttagtatattccacttgtattgacattgtttaaatttataagttcgtagctcgcacatattcagtgatggcaccaggtgggagagtacgtcgttcgcgcactggatctaccccttctacccgtgatgcgacggagccagcatcgccgtcacatgttgcatcgcaggcgtctgatccctcagtcgcgcatacaccgggcactgcatgtaagtctaggcgtatatttcttttaatgatttctgtttatgtttaaacttacatatttcttttgcaacagcgtcgtcgaccagccgacgaggacgtggacccacgcgtgggttgcttttagagcaacttacgcgtgagggtagggtgacggtagagttctcacaggactgcattagacctgttgggaacaatgctatgttgtttacgtcggaggtcggtgtcttatgccgatctctgatcccccccACCATTCCTCGTTGGggggacgtgacagatgatgtgcggcagctcatccgttagcgccttcaggtaaattttattaaattaaaatttattttataaaagtttatttatagttaagttattttcttaataagtttattatcttaatctattatttacaaaactgcaggataaatttgacttggatttgagtgttccgcacatctCTCATGCCGTcgatgacatgatgaaggagcgaTTCAAGGATTACCACAGTAAGTTACACCGACAATATAAGCGGTGTatgagccacgaggaggccgtACAGTCCGCACCGCTGCACGTAACCGATgaggactggcggatactctgcgataggttttcgtctgattcttttcaggtaatatttacatatttatgatatcttaacgtaataattaaattcgcaattaataacaatgtattatgaataacgtgttcagaagaggagcaaaataaattctgacaatagaggaaagttagaagtgaaccacgtagctggttcaaagtcatttgtacgacttcgtcacgacatggtaagaaagtactggtaattattatgtttatatattctttccatgcatttatattaagtctattgtcttttcgattgcgcagcgagattccgtcactggccaggagcccggaccagtagacttctacaaagggactcactgtcggcagtcgacaggatcttgggtacatcctagagccagcgagatttgggtaaagatccttacattgtaaaatttatttgcattaaattataataatgtcatttattatgaaaattcatatgttttcattacaggaggagatgaacaccttacgcagtcagcccactcccgatggtactcagcggagtgagccagagatcctgagtcaggtgcttggcatccgttctggatatgtgcgtgggtttggccatggtgccaagctcatggcacccgctagagctgcctccagccgatccatcgtcgttggcgacagcgccgtacgccgagctgatactgcagagagagaggttcagcagctacgggtcgtcgtcgatgacatcaaagatcagctggacagacagagggaggagcagacgaggcagagggaggagcaggagaggaggatggaggaggagctggcgaggcagagggaggagcaggagaggaggatggacgatcagctagcgaggcagagggaggagcaagagaggaggatggaggagatgcgggtggagcatgagcgacggatgatggagatgtttcaggTTATCGCTGCACGCTTATCCACTGATGCCCCAGCGCCTCCGCCTTTATCtgtgtgatttttttatatatttgtttattatgttaagTTTTGAATGAATGTGGTGTGGattagattgtttgtgtttggatgaatgtagtttatgtttgggtttgaattaatttaattagatggatgtgaatgtgaatatgatgaaatatatatatatatatatatatatatatatatatatataataggtgtatatcaggatgaatatgatgaaatatattgttaacaggtgtatatcaggatgaatatgatgaaatatattgttaacaggtgtatatcaggaattttgagtGCAATTTTAAGaggtatattaaaaaaaaaagacttttagcaacgaaaaatttcgtagctacaagtattgtaatttttagcagcgaaaatattTGCTGCTAAAAaggcttgtaaagttttttagcgatgaaaatattcatcgTAAAAAACGGAAATACTTTTAGCAGCAacaattttcactgctaaaagttTTGTACCGGTTTTTTTTGCAACGAAAATCATCGTCGCTAAAAATGAACAaatttttagtagcgaaaattttcgctgctaaaagtcttgtacagttttttttgcaacgaaaattatcgtcgctagaaaggaacgaatttttagcagcgaaaattttcgctgctaaaagtcttgtacagttttttttgcaACGAAAATATTCTTCGCTAGAAAGGAACGAATtgttagcagcgaaaattttcgctgctaaaagttttgtatagTTTTTCTTTGCGACGAAAACATTCATCGTTAAAATAGaaatacttttagcagcgaaaatttttgttgctaaaagtcttgtacagtattttagcagcgaaaattttcgctgctaaaaggctTGGATAgttttttttgcgacgaaaatgttcgtcgctaaaaacagAAACTTTTGGCAGCGAAAGatttcgctgctaaaaagtctTGTGCAGTTTTTTTTTTGCGACGGATAGTTGCGTCGCTAAAAGCAATAAATTTTAGCagcgaaatttttttttttttttgcaacgaaAATACTTGTCCCCAAAAACTTAATAATACTTTtaacagcgaaaattttcgctgctaaaagtgtTATATAGTttttttggcgacgaaaagtttcgtcgctaaaagtaacgaatttttagcagcgaaaattttcgctgctaaaagtctcgtacagatatttttagcgacgaaaattttcgtcgctaaaagtctttcTTTAGCGACTATTTCATTTTTTCGCCGTTAAATTGCATGcacgtcggtcttttagcgacgaagttggtgacgaaaattttcgtcgctaaattgttttagctacgaaaatctgacttttagcgacgaaaattttcgtcgctaaaagtggtatTTCTTGTAGTGGTGGAACAAACTGGAAAGGTTGGGAGTGGGATTTTGATACCTTCTTAAATATGGGATTTCCCACTGTCTCAACTTTGGGGATACTATGAATATGAACTGTTCATTCATTGATCATGCATCTAAAAGAAGCCTGATTCAAAGATCAAATTTAATCATAAGCATAGGTCAATAGCATGAAATATAGATAgtcaaaattaagaaaagaaacaACATATATAGGCCCCACCACATTTTCAAACGTCTACTAGATGGATCCCACTTTGTATATTCATGATTCCAAAGTGATACTTTTACTTAATTATTCTAATAATGTGATCTATAACTTATAGAGAATGGACAGTTATAATAAATTgactttattttaaaaaaattaaattatctAATCAATATGATTCTTGCATGGTGGCTTGCTTCCAATGTTATTGTTAAATGAGCTATCTTGATTGTTGATTAGACATTTCATGTGGCATTCAAGAGGCCTGATAATGTTGGCTAAGTACCTATAATAAAAGTAAGATGTTAATAAaacctttcaaatatttttttttggagaaacacCCATACAATATAGGTGGAAGCAATACAAAGCaaaactacaaaagaaaagaCAAGAATAATAAAAAAGATTAAGATCCACGTAGTTTGATAGGATGCCTATACCATCGAGAGAGTAACATAAagcttcattattattattattattattaaaacaagaaaaataaaaacaaattactTAGTATATACAAGAATCTTTTCTAATGGATTTTCacctaattctttttttttttttttttatatttatttattaataacgTGTTCGGCCTTTTATGGACATCACACCTTAAAAAAATGACATTTATCATACGAAGAATAAGAAGAGAGACATATTTTCTTACAAGTAAACACatacattttctttttgtgtgtgtgtgtgtgtgtatatatatatatatatatatatatatatatatatatatatatatatatacatactttCCATCTCCCTGAGATTCTTCTACCTGAAGCTAGAGTCTTTAATGTGCGGCATAAAATTGGTGTTGGAGAGGATTTTAATCCTTATGAGAGATTGTCCAGTTCATAAAGCTTGAGGAAGGATAATAAAACTTTGATATTTAGCAGATATGAGTTGCCAAACGGGCCCTTGCCATTAGGCTTTTAATTTGGTGCGCCCAATCCTGCATGATATTAGCAACGGGGCCCATAATCGTTAAACCGGTCAAGCCGGCCGAGCCGGTCGGGGTCTAGTCCTGAGGAAAATTACGCTTTTGCCCTTTTACAAGAAGCTTGACGTTTACACGTGTTGCGATTTTGAGCAACGTCAGCTTTTTCACGAATCCTTGCGTCCCCAAATGGTCCGTACGGTACAAGCAAGAGAAGGAGATATTAAATGGAACAACGCTTAGTTAGTTCTGTATCATTTAAGAAACAACGGTGGTGATTCGTCATCCTCACATGTGCACTGATATACAGCTATCCACACCGTCGAATTGTCGATACCATTGTGGATAGAGCATATATCTAAATTTTCACTGATCAATACGATCCTAACCATACAATCCATGGATATCAAATGTACGATTCGAAGGAGAATATTCACTCGTcaaattttgaaggaaaaaaaatacatgGTTCATATTATTCAGTTCAgaagtttggatggtctggattccgTACTACTATGCTATGTGTACGTTTTAAGAAACACCACCATTCGTTAAATGTGTGTGGAACTAACACGGAGATCTAGCGTCATCAGACTTGTGGTTGTGGAGTATCCGCTTGAAATTTCAAAACCGGCTGAGGTACAGCGTACACCAATTTCCTTAAATGGTAGTGACTTgttcaccgtacacgtggcatgcaaatACCC
Coding sequences:
- the LOC131250163 gene encoding uncharacterized protein LOC131250163, with translation MAPGGRVRRSRTGSTPSTRDATEPASPSHVASQASDPSVAHTPGTASSSTSRRGRGPTRGLLLEQLTREGRVTVEFSQDCIRPVGNNAMLFTSEVGVLCRSLIPPTIPRWGDVTDDVRQLIR
- the LOC131249786 gene encoding uncharacterized protein LOC131249786 codes for the protein MMKERFKDYHSKLHRQYKRCMSHEEAVQSAPLHVTDEDWRILCDRFSSDSFQKRSKINSDNRGKLEVNHVAGSKSFVRLRHDMRDSVTGQEPGPVDFYKGTHCRQSTGSWVHPRASEIWEEMNTLRSQPTPDGTQRSEPEILSQVLGIRSGYVRGFGHGAKLMAPARAASSRSIVVGDSAVRRADTAEREVQQLRVVVDDIKDQLDRQREEQTRQREEQERRMEEELARQREEQERRMDDQLARQREEQERRMEEMRVEHERRMMEMFQVIAARLSTDAPAPPPLSV